From the genome of Cellvibrio japonicus Ueda107, one region includes:
- a CDS encoding glycoside hydrolase 43 family protein: protein MFKPVSIRRLLIAAQGVVIALGLGACIHQPVQQQQPWVADLGNGDYQNPVLHADYSDPDVIRVGDTYYMTASSFNSAPGLPLLTSKDMVNWELVGHAFQQQSPLAVHARPQHGGGVWAPSLRYHNNMFWIFYGDPDVGIYMYQAKHFAGPWSKPHLLLPGKGLIDPTPFWDEDGNAYLLHAWAHSRAGISNKLTLRRMSPDGRRILNQEAPIVVNADLLPEYRALEGPKLYKRNGYYYIFAPAGGVAPGWQSVFRAKQIYGPYEDRIVLEQGNTDVNGPHQGAWVQTPEGTDWFFHFQDKGVYGRILHLQPMRWENDWPLIGQNINTQGVGEPVARHRKPVQGFPQQVPATRDEFDTPELGLQWQWNANWKPEWYSLSANPGYLRLYSQYDALSTQKNSLWPTPSLLLQKIPAPEFSVTTQITLNATHTGDRVGLIAYGFHYGWIGLRREGGHTQLVYATCYDAASDRTERIRFRKTLDTNSIYLRMDMREEGKAEFFYSLDGKHYERVSGLFRADRGRWVGGKIGLFSAGAQASKGKSYADVAYFQVTPLVK, encoded by the coding sequence ATGTTCAAACCTGTTTCTATCCGACGCTTACTCATCGCCGCCCAGGGCGTTGTTATTGCACTTGGCCTGGGTGCCTGCATACACCAACCTGTGCAACAGCAACAACCCTGGGTAGCTGACCTGGGCAATGGCGACTATCAAAATCCGGTACTCCATGCCGATTACTCCGACCCGGATGTGATTCGGGTCGGCGATACCTACTACATGACCGCCTCCAGTTTTAACAGCGCACCGGGTTTGCCACTGCTCACTTCCAAAGACATGGTCAACTGGGAACTGGTAGGCCACGCCTTCCAGCAGCAATCCCCCCTGGCTGTGCATGCGCGCCCGCAACATGGCGGCGGTGTCTGGGCACCGAGCCTGCGCTATCACAACAATATGTTCTGGATTTTCTACGGTGATCCCGATGTGGGTATCTACATGTATCAGGCCAAGCATTTTGCCGGCCCCTGGAGCAAACCCCATTTGCTGCTGCCGGGCAAAGGCCTGATCGATCCCACGCCCTTTTGGGATGAAGACGGCAATGCCTACCTGCTGCATGCCTGGGCACACAGCCGTGCCGGCATCAGCAACAAGCTCACCCTGCGCCGCATGTCCCCCGACGGCCGCCGCATCCTCAACCAGGAAGCCCCGATTGTGGTCAACGCCGACCTGCTGCCGGAATACCGCGCACTCGAAGGGCCCAAGCTCTACAAGCGCAATGGCTATTACTACATTTTCGCCCCTGCCGGCGGCGTAGCGCCCGGCTGGCAAAGTGTGTTCCGCGCCAAACAGATTTACGGCCCCTATGAAGACAGGATCGTGTTGGAACAGGGCAATACCGACGTCAATGGCCCGCACCAGGGCGCCTGGGTGCAAACGCCGGAAGGCACCGACTGGTTTTTCCATTTCCAGGACAAAGGCGTCTATGGTCGCATCCTGCATTTACAGCCCATGCGCTGGGAAAACGATTGGCCGCTGATCGGGCAAAACATCAATACCCAGGGCGTTGGCGAACCTGTGGCGCGCCATCGCAAACCGGTGCAAGGCTTCCCACAGCAAGTCCCCGCCACCCGTGACGAATTCGATACACCTGAACTTGGCCTGCAATGGCAGTGGAACGCCAACTGGAAGCCCGAATGGTATTCGCTCAGCGCCAACCCCGGCTATCTGCGCTTATACAGCCAATACGATGCCCTGAGTACGCAAAAAAACAGCCTCTGGCCAACGCCATCGCTACTGCTGCAAAAAATTCCCGCTCCGGAATTTTCAGTGACCACACAGATCACCCTCAACGCCACTCACACAGGTGATCGCGTTGGCCTGATCGCCTATGGCTTTCACTATGGCTGGATCGGCCTGCGCCGGGAGGGCGGACATACCCAACTGGTCTACGCCACCTGCTACGACGCCGCCAGCGACCGCACCGAACGCATCCGCTTTCGCAAAACCCTGGACACCAACAGCATCTATTTGCGCATGGACATGCGCGAAGAGGGCAAGGCCGAATTTTTCTACAGCCTGGATGGCAAACACTATGAACGCGTCAGCGGCCTGTTCCGCGCCGACCGCGGCCGCTGGGTAGGAGGAAAAATCGGTTTATTCAGCGCAGGCGCACAAGCGTCAAAGGGGAAGTCCTATGCCGATGTGGCGTATTTTCAGGTGACGCCGTTGGTTAAGTAA
- a CDS encoding carboxylesterase/lipase family protein, producing the protein MNNANDVLRVNRRRFIGGLASTGLLLGLNSYAGNRQDSIATTRSGQIRGQQQHGIHRFLGIPYGADTHARRFMPALPEVPWQGLRDCVDYGPAAPQLGSRETISEDCLYLNAWTPGLRDGAKRPVLVYIHGGGYNNGSGADAQYDGTNLCRRGDVVVITLNHRLNAFGYLYLAPFGSADFAYSGNVGQVDLVQALHWVKAHARELGGDPDNITLFGQSGGGAKIITLMAMPAAQGLFQRAFTMSGQQVTAAGPRAASQRTERFLDALKLSPGKLDKIKTLPLAQLLEATQVSDPSRVENNRLYFGPVLDNQVLLRHPFYPDAPAQARHIPLVIGNTRDETRAFLGGDPANFQLTWAQLPHKLAEQQYVDLNPEVVIAEYRRLYPQYSPSEVFFAATTAGRSWRGAIIEAEERARQGAPAYVYQLDWGSPLDGGKFGAFHTLDIPLVFDNIAQPGSRTGTSPAAQHMADQMSNALLAFARTGNPSHKGIPHWKPYRLDKRETLVFNHTSALVNDPRGGERELYARVPFIQRGTF; encoded by the coding sequence ATGAATAACGCTAACGATGTCCTGCGCGTAAATCGCCGCCGCTTTATCGGTGGGCTTGCCAGCACCGGGCTGCTGCTCGGCCTCAATAGCTATGCCGGCAACCGCCAGGACAGCATCGCCACCACCCGCAGCGGCCAGATTCGCGGCCAGCAGCAGCATGGCATCCACCGCTTTTTGGGCATTCCCTATGGCGCCGACACCCACGCGCGCCGCTTTATGCCCGCCTTGCCGGAAGTGCCCTGGCAGGGCCTGCGCGACTGTGTGGACTATGGCCCCGCCGCGCCGCAATTGGGCAGCCGCGAAACCATCAGCGAAGACTGCCTGTACCTGAATGCCTGGACCCCCGGCCTGCGCGACGGCGCCAAGCGACCTGTGCTGGTGTATATCCACGGCGGAGGCTACAACAATGGCTCGGGCGCCGATGCCCAGTACGACGGCACCAACCTGTGCCGGCGCGGCGATGTGGTGGTGATCACCCTTAACCATCGCCTGAACGCCTTTGGCTACCTCTACCTGGCCCCCTTCGGCAGCGCGGATTTTGCCTACTCAGGCAATGTCGGCCAAGTGGACCTGGTGCAGGCCCTGCACTGGGTTAAGGCCCACGCCCGGGAACTGGGCGGCGACCCGGACAACATCACCCTCTTTGGCCAGTCCGGTGGCGGGGCCAAGATCATCACCCTGATGGCCATGCCGGCAGCCCAGGGCCTGTTCCAGCGCGCCTTTACCATGAGCGGCCAGCAGGTCACCGCCGCCGGGCCGCGCGCGGCCAGCCAGCGCACCGAACGCTTCCTGGACGCCCTGAAACTGTCGCCCGGCAAGCTCGACAAGATCAAAACCCTGCCGCTGGCGCAGTTACTGGAAGCCACCCAGGTGAGCGACCCCTCGCGGGTGGAAAACAACCGCCTTTACTTCGGCCCGGTGCTGGATAACCAGGTGTTGCTGCGCCACCCTTTCTACCCGGATGCGCCGGCCCAAGCGCGCCACATCCCCCTGGTTATCGGCAACACCCGGGACGAAACCCGCGCCTTCCTCGGCGGCGACCCGGCCAACTTCCAACTGACCTGGGCACAATTGCCGCACAAACTGGCCGAGCAGCAATATGTGGACCTCAACCCGGAGGTGGTGATTGCCGAATACCGCCGCCTGTACCCGCAGTATTCGCCCTCGGAAGTATTTTTTGCCGCAACCACCGCAGGCCGCTCCTGGCGCGGAGCGATTATTGAAGCTGAGGAGCGCGCGCGCCAGGGCGCACCGGCCTACGTCTATCAACTGGATTGGGGCTCCCCCCTGGATGGAGGCAAATTCGGCGCCTTCCACACCCTGGATATCCCCCTGGTATTCGACAATATCGCCCAGCCAGGATCGCGTACCGGCACGTCTCCCGCAGCGCAACACATGGCCGACCAGATGAGCAATGCGCTGCTGGCCTTTGCGCGCACCGGCAACCCCAGCCACAAGGGCATTCCACACTGGAAACCCTATCGCCTGGACAAACGCGAAACCCTGGTCTTTAACCACACCTCTGCCCTGGTCAATGATCCGCGCGGCGGCGAGCGCGAACTCTACGCGCGGGTGCCCTTTATCCAGAGAGGCACCTTTTAA
- a CDS encoding insulinase family protein, with protein MQVQRVVKHGFLSLIIFVFLLYCFIEYKDFSEQKSIVIHQAIPKAEFDSANYEHITLRNGIEALIINRNNQQQSHILVGVKNGLINDPETMPGLSHLLEHIVGMGGSKNYPEPGELRKFIRKHGGVVKGIMSELNTTYEIVIDDHYLDMAMSRLADSLHHPIFDNQTIRNEINAMDAEFWGHSQLEDYKLNRANYLTRQTDDPAFGLFQGNKNSFYQVATNTETIKSALMSHHNDFYFADNIKVVVITEKSVDEVRDLINKEFGVIKRGSSRVRSVISPVSNEKNAGPIKITIKGDRKNVLVIKVPLKSQLNYPIFTSDSFSSSVIDKLFFERNRWSIRSKLESAGFVYSLGVFPLQKILSEDNFSSEMTVFMYLTDKGMVQEKDVLSMFFSHFQILNNEAYIGEIYTAADKEAKSGISPWNTIMPYGPLERLMYASAQDVTKKSLIRDRYGFVADIISEINVNHAKIFRFNEKGHFNIKSEFDGVEFSAERESIKIDSEIDLDAWVGSDKKPVRHGLPDMASTPKSPFLFNANAFFVEREPSSLDASFLKVNIDSLTSLYQYSDFIYLQIIKNLLGMDNLNVPLPCQRYQSCKMDFNDFGGVNIALEGSAEEAIDQLDYVMRVVEKLYQLNVDDQAIESALQDACTMDFLRLTNSLEAADRFVNAYKTNTIPLWSFYDQWQCSDVSVQDFKVFYNAYLKQIFVSINATSAVSEAEMNLFTQKLKAVVDNKSQGYFDNRNKPAILPAKLDLVAPVKSNGEVVVSALFAASKESRAVVLAKMMAPLLEAQYFYTMRSVHNIGYHVDVQFQLIDGTPALLLVAESYTMKAKKIQQLNDKFTRDFVANLASNIPEDIRPLKKMVINQLNTYDDNNKPPRCVELNSCAEEQMAIVNTVSREDLISFAKDMFKP; from the coding sequence ATGCAAGTTCAGAGAGTGGTTAAGCATGGATTTTTATCATTAATCATATTTGTATTTTTACTATATTGCTTTATTGAATATAAAGATTTTTCGGAACAAAAATCGATTGTAATTCATCAGGCAATACCAAAGGCTGAGTTTGACTCAGCAAATTACGAACATATAACTCTCCGTAATGGTATTGAGGCCCTGATTATTAATCGGAATAATCAACAGCAGTCTCATATTTTGGTTGGGGTAAAAAACGGGCTGATAAATGATCCTGAAACCATGCCGGGATTAAGTCATTTGTTGGAACATATAGTGGGTATGGGCGGCTCAAAAAACTATCCAGAGCCGGGAGAGCTGCGGAAATTTATAAGAAAGCATGGCGGTGTTGTTAAAGGGATAATGTCTGAGTTAAATACTACCTATGAAATAGTTATTGATGATCATTATCTTGATATGGCGATGAGCCGACTGGCAGATTCATTGCATCATCCCATTTTTGATAATCAAACGATTAGAAATGAAATTAATGCTATGGATGCAGAGTTTTGGGGGCATTCACAGCTTGAAGACTATAAGTTAAATAGAGCTAATTACCTTACAAGGCAAACGGATGATCCTGCATTTGGTTTGTTTCAGGGAAACAAGAATAGCTTTTATCAAGTTGCCACTAACACAGAAACCATTAAGTCTGCACTTATGTCTCATCATAATGATTTCTACTTTGCTGATAATATAAAAGTGGTAGTCATTACAGAAAAAAGTGTTGATGAAGTAAGAGATTTAATCAATAAGGAATTCGGTGTAATTAAACGTGGGTCGAGTAGAGTAAGATCCGTCATAAGCCCTGTTTCAAATGAAAAAAATGCAGGGCCGATAAAAATAACCATTAAAGGTGATAGAAAAAATGTTTTGGTTATTAAGGTTCCTTTAAAGAGTCAGCTAAATTATCCAATTTTTACATCGGATTCATTCTCTTCTTCAGTGATTGATAAATTATTTTTTGAAAGAAATAGATGGTCGATTAGATCAAAATTAGAGTCGGCGGGGTTTGTTTACAGTTTGGGTGTTTTTCCCTTGCAAAAGATTCTTTCTGAAGATAATTTTTCTTCAGAAATGACGGTATTTATGTATTTGACTGATAAGGGGATGGTTCAAGAAAAAGATGTTTTAAGCATGTTTTTTTCACATTTCCAGATATTGAATAACGAGGCTTACATCGGGGAAATTTATACTGCTGCGGATAAAGAGGCTAAATCCGGAATTAGCCCTTGGAATACCATAATGCCTTATGGGCCGCTTGAGCGCCTTATGTATGCATCTGCTCAGGATGTTACTAAGAAATCTCTTATTCGGGACAGGTATGGGTTTGTTGCAGATATCATAAGTGAGATTAATGTGAATCACGCAAAGATATTTCGTTTTAATGAAAAAGGTCATTTTAATATAAAGTCAGAATTTGATGGCGTTGAGTTTTCTGCTGAGCGTGAATCTATAAAAATTGATTCTGAAATAGATCTTGATGCATGGGTCGGTTCAGATAAAAAACCGGTTAGGCATGGTTTGCCGGATATGGCATCTACTCCAAAATCGCCCTTTCTCTTTAACGCAAATGCTTTTTTTGTTGAGCGAGAGCCGAGCTCCTTGGATGCTTCCTTTTTAAAGGTAAATATAGATTCATTAACTTCACTTTATCAGTACAGTGATTTCATTTATCTGCAAATAATAAAAAATCTACTTGGTATGGATAATCTCAATGTACCTTTGCCCTGTCAGCGATATCAGTCATGTAAAATGGATTTTAACGATTTTGGTGGAGTAAATATTGCGCTGGAGGGAAGTGCAGAAGAGGCCATTGATCAACTGGATTATGTTATGCGCGTGGTTGAAAAGCTATATCAATTGAATGTAGATGATCAAGCCATTGAATCTGCATTACAGGATGCATGCACGATGGATTTTTTGCGTTTGACAAACTCGTTAGAAGCTGCTGATAGGTTCGTTAATGCGTATAAGACTAATACTATTCCATTATGGTCTTTCTATGACCAATGGCAGTGCTCGGACGTGAGTGTTCAAGATTTTAAAGTGTTTTACAATGCTTATCTAAAGCAAATATTTGTTTCGATAAATGCGACGAGTGCAGTCTCTGAGGCTGAAATGAACTTGTTTACTCAAAAACTTAAAGCGGTCGTTGATAACAAAAGCCAAGGGTATTTCGATAATAGGAATAAGCCTGCTATCTTGCCGGCAAAGTTGGATCTGGTGGCGCCTGTAAAAAGTAATGGTGAGGTTGTGGTGAGTGCTCTCTTTGCTGCCAGTAAAGAGAGCCGCGCAGTAGTCTTGGCAAAAATGATGGCTCCGTTACTTGAAGCACAGTATTTTTATACAATGAGATCCGTGCATAACATTGGATATCATGTAGACGTTCAGTTTCAATTGATCGATGGCACTCCAGCTCTATTGTTAGTTGCAGAAAGTTACACAATGAAAGCCAAAAAAATTCAGCAATTGAATGATAAATTCACAAGAGATTTTGTAGCTAATCTGGCCTCCAATATTCCTGAGGACATTCGGCCGCTAAAAAAAATGGTAATTAATCAGCTTAATACATATGACGATAATAATAAACCGCCAAGATGTGTTGAGTTGAACTCCTGTGCCGAAGAGCAGATGGCAATTGTTAATACAGTTAGCAGGGAAGATTTGATTTCCTTTGCGAAAGATATGTTTAAGCCATAA
- a CDS encoding LamG-like jellyroll fold domain-containing protein encodes MALATLTASAAQAPQAQLLFYVSARDSLNADIAGGDAQPNFIDQIKRSHTGVRDAQSNQGWAIEWADEGILSWNAPGNIYAQRGTLSFFWRPGYPVGEAPFVIFRVGYADHSSWDMAWLRIDWNGSGFDAFVTDANLARTRVSYTMAQVPAADQWLHLAFSWDETRGVALYVDGKPAARAALNTRLGSADFDTGLDQFGLAGRVLSPHQVQSRYNFLRGSHLAELRVYDQMLDDTSVQSLARQQTQAVAAQPSGDPHQAWLYRHGWEARNAPPLLKPGHNSFRKIELTDTFDLKQWMWKATDGIAETTWPGVYNRSRLPGRNDYFQLPDWNTYVEGGQHFDVYLPAETINRIEMRGAAFGELQYRRNTQGQFNTLAQRPRGSVRSVFDIAPITAGQLRFSNSQPETPIQEFWAYRTGTDAEPEGNVKLRYQIRADAAPDFDNLDKLRQFIQGRYPATERATVLAAPRGAALRKRDSTLADTLKHQPLVHVLIPSSVSHPPAGKPLTRSWAYGWENMYDGLDGIALDLPPLNLTPTHKGGVIPLNIRIKDPLWPMRDLLDISVSVKPNQAYSLWLDTRDRILTNDSLYLTIAAAAPAFNGSLLEGAEIRLVFKPRAQAIAEHTTDRFNQVRDNWGFLVEEHTTSQRQQLYRRAHVDISDLLRVDPDHELGRRYWAYMSYGNQGLPPFEQPQAPAGIPLWAFRQIEELKLVRHHINWWIDKRQVDYGDFGGGISDDSDLVQQWPGLALMGVDPDKINTSITALADAAYRNGMFTDGLPSIETDELHVYEEGINTNSALFLLNWGQPWATERLMETVAALHRIIKPNPQGHWLFSSNWFSGKKIYREGHWEWQKPYSFPIMHPAIMLGEFNADPRSRQLVTRLADGYLAYSYTAADGQWALPNEINWRTGATRGGEMHRGAGAGDIPTLFWSAWHWTGDERYLKVLDYRAARAGISSLSRINDNFIDLLGKRDTWGKALAADAGPNREFENFVAWENSGDKTYLEQLYADNIRLKSLSMYFNTEGHWWSDRVEARHDLLQRARLGGVALSRNRTNPGHSVSWRFDDPDGALQVALLMPRARTDKLKIIAYNLSDKVQSAQMTGWNVQAGRWQFTTGIDSTGNDKIDKPLTQQQVAFEKTLSIPVTFPPRQTLVIEMALLDASTPVEFRPDLAIGRGDVTLKGKALHVRVHSLGHQDAPAGEVLVENAQGQVLARAPVPPLAAPSNLQAQTVQVSLDLPRKMDLHNAHVRVVLADDTAEITQLNNRVDFNDWIR; translated from the coding sequence ATGGCACTGGCAACACTTACCGCCAGCGCTGCCCAGGCGCCCCAGGCGCAGTTGCTGTTTTACGTCTCTGCGCGCGACAGCCTCAACGCCGATATCGCCGGGGGTGACGCCCAGCCCAATTTTATCGACCAGATAAAGCGCAGCCATACCGGCGTGCGCGATGCCCAGAGTAACCAGGGGTGGGCGATTGAATGGGCCGATGAAGGAATCCTGAGCTGGAATGCACCGGGCAATATCTACGCCCAGCGCGGCACCCTGAGTTTTTTCTGGCGCCCCGGTTATCCGGTGGGCGAAGCGCCCTTTGTGATTTTTCGCGTGGGCTATGCCGACCACAGCAGTTGGGATATGGCCTGGCTGCGTATCGACTGGAATGGCAGCGGCTTTGATGCCTTTGTCACCGATGCCAACCTGGCGCGCACACGCGTGTCCTACACCATGGCGCAAGTACCGGCGGCCGACCAGTGGCTGCATCTCGCGTTCAGTTGGGATGAAACCCGGGGAGTCGCCCTGTATGTGGATGGTAAACCCGCTGCCCGGGCCGCGCTCAACACGCGCCTGGGCAGCGCTGATTTTGATACGGGGCTGGACCAGTTCGGCCTTGCCGGTCGCGTGCTGTCGCCCCACCAGGTACAAAGCCGCTACAACTTTTTGCGCGGCAGCCACCTCGCCGAGCTGCGCGTGTACGACCAGATGCTGGACGATACCAGCGTCCAGTCCCTTGCCCGGCAACAAACGCAGGCAGTTGCCGCACAGCCAAGTGGCGATCCACACCAGGCCTGGCTGTATCGCCACGGCTGGGAAGCGCGCAACGCACCGCCGCTGCTGAAACCGGGCCACAACAGCTTTCGCAAAATTGAATTAACCGACACCTTCGATTTAAAGCAGTGGATGTGGAAAGCCACCGACGGCATCGCCGAAACCACCTGGCCCGGGGTGTATAACCGTTCGCGCCTGCCGGGGCGCAACGATTATTTCCAATTGCCGGATTGGAATACCTATGTCGAGGGCGGCCAGCATTTTGATGTGTACCTGCCCGCAGAAACGATCAACCGCATTGAAATGCGCGGTGCAGCCTTCGGTGAATTGCAATACCGCCGCAACACGCAAGGCCAATTCAACACCCTGGCACAGCGCCCCCGGGGCAGTGTGCGCTCGGTGTTTGACATAGCACCGATCACTGCCGGCCAATTGCGTTTCAGCAACAGCCAGCCGGAAACGCCTATCCAGGAATTCTGGGCCTATCGCACAGGGACAGACGCGGAGCCGGAAGGCAACGTCAAACTGCGCTATCAGATTCGCGCCGATGCCGCCCCGGATTTCGATAACCTCGACAAGCTGCGCCAGTTTATCCAGGGGCGCTATCCCGCAACCGAGCGCGCGACGGTATTGGCCGCACCGCGCGGCGCGGCACTGCGCAAACGCGACAGCACACTTGCCGATACGCTAAAACACCAGCCGCTGGTACACGTCTTGATTCCCTCCAGTGTCAGCCATCCCCCGGCGGGCAAACCGCTCACGCGCAGTTGGGCCTACGGCTGGGAAAATATGTACGATGGCCTGGATGGGATTGCGCTGGATTTACCGCCGCTCAACCTCACGCCCACCCACAAGGGCGGTGTGATTCCGCTCAATATCCGCATCAAAGATCCCCTTTGGCCGATGCGCGACCTGCTGGATATTTCCGTCTCGGTTAAACCCAACCAGGCCTACAGCCTGTGGCTGGACACACGCGACCGCATCCTCACCAACGACAGCCTTTATTTAACCATCGCCGCTGCCGCACCGGCATTTAACGGCAGCTTGCTGGAGGGTGCGGAAATACGCCTGGTATTTAAACCGCGCGCCCAGGCAATCGCCGAACACACCACCGATCGCTTTAACCAGGTGCGCGACAACTGGGGCTTTCTGGTGGAAGAGCACACCACCTCGCAACGCCAGCAGCTCTATCGCCGCGCCCATGTCGATATCAGCGATTTGCTGCGCGTCGATCCCGACCATGAACTGGGCCGCCGCTACTGGGCGTACATGAGTTATGGCAACCAGGGCCTGCCACCCTTCGAGCAGCCGCAAGCACCCGCCGGTATCCCGCTCTGGGCATTTCGCCAAATCGAAGAATTAAAACTGGTGCGCCACCATATCAACTGGTGGATCGACAAGCGCCAGGTGGACTACGGCGATTTCGGCGGCGGGATTTCCGATGATTCCGATCTGGTACAGCAATGGCCGGGGCTGGCGTTGATGGGCGTAGACCCCGACAAAATCAACACCTCCATCACCGCACTGGCCGATGCCGCTTATCGCAACGGCATGTTTACCGATGGATTACCCAGTATCGAAACCGACGAGCTGCATGTGTACGAAGAGGGCATCAACACCAACAGCGCCCTGTTTTTATTAAATTGGGGTCAGCCCTGGGCCACGGAACGCTTAATGGAAACCGTCGCGGCGCTGCACCGGATTATCAAACCCAATCCGCAGGGCCATTGGCTGTTCTCCAGCAACTGGTTCAGCGGCAAAAAAATCTATCGTGAAGGTCATTGGGAATGGCAAAAGCCCTATTCCTTTCCGATCATGCACCCCGCCATCATGCTCGGGGAATTCAATGCCGACCCGCGCAGCCGCCAGTTGGTTACGCGCCTCGCCGATGGCTACCTGGCCTACAGCTATACCGCTGCCGATGGCCAATGGGCCCTGCCCAACGAAATTAACTGGCGCACGGGCGCAACCCGCGGCGGTGAAATGCATCGCGGCGCCGGCGCCGGCGATATCCCCACCTTGTTCTGGAGTGCCTGGCACTGGACCGGGGATGAGCGCTATTTAAAAGTGCTGGATTACCGCGCGGCGCGCGCGGGCATCAGTTCGCTGTCGCGCATCAACGACAACTTTATCGACCTGCTGGGCAAGCGCGATACCTGGGGCAAGGCGCTGGCCGCCGATGCCGGCCCCAATCGTGAATTTGAAAATTTTGTCGCCTGGGAAAACAGCGGCGACAAAACCTACCTGGAGCAACTCTACGCCGACAACATCCGCCTGAAATCGCTCAGCATGTATTTCAATACCGAAGGCCACTGGTGGAGTGACCGTGTGGAAGCGCGCCATGACCTGTTGCAGCGCGCGCGCCTCGGCGGCGTGGCGCTGAGCCGCAACCGCACCAACCCCGGCCACAGTGTCAGCTGGCGTTTTGACGATCCGGACGGCGCGCTACAGGTGGCCCTGCTGATGCCGCGCGCACGTACCGATAAGCTCAAGATTATCGCCTACAACCTCAGCGACAAAGTGCAATCAGCACAGATGACTGGCTGGAATGTGCAGGCCGGACGCTGGCAATTTACCACCGGTATCGACAGCACGGGTAATGACAAGATTGATAAACCCCTGACACAACAGCAAGTGGCGTTTGAAAAAACGCTATCGATTCCCGTGACCTTCCCACCCCGGCAAACCCTGGTGATCGAGATGGCATTATTGGACGCCAGCACGCCCGTGGAATTTCGCCCCGACCTGGCCATTGGCCGCGGCGATGTCACGCTCAAGGGCAAAGCCCTGCACGTCCGGGTGCACAGTCTGGGCCACCAGGATGCGCCTGCCGGTGAAGTGCTGGTCGAAAACGCCCAGGGGCAGGTATTGGCGCGCGCCCCTGTTCCCCCGCTGGCTGCCCCCAGCAACCTGCAAGCACAGACTGTGCAGGTCAGCCTGGATTTGCCACGCAAGATGGATCTGCACAATGCCCATGTACGGGTAGTGCTGGCCGATGACACCGCGGAAATCACCCAGCTCAACAACCGCGTGGACTTTAACGACTGGATTCGATAA